In Cupriavidus taiwanensis, the following proteins share a genomic window:
- a CDS encoding barstar family protein codes for MMTDIFGLGDALAAREERGAGDGWQRAQQQAQNLYDNVLMMPSQELMQKLPPATAPVAMPAGPGWNDGTSEGAMNLFKTVRPNIVQSIRAFRVPELAQAAADLGQHFLYANCAHCASKAEILETIATSFTFPKHFGKNFDALADCLTDMIYKAGPQPGFVIVLEGLPIAQKFDKEAREVLLDVFRDAAEFWGERKVQFRVFYSFA; via the coding sequence ATGATGACTGACATTTTCGGACTGGGCGACGCCCTTGCCGCCCGCGAAGAGCGCGGCGCCGGAGATGGCTGGCAGCGGGCTCAGCAGCAGGCCCAGAACCTATACGACAACGTGCTGATGATGCCGAGCCAGGAGCTCATGCAAAAACTCCCGCCCGCGACCGCGCCCGTGGCCATGCCCGCCGGTCCCGGTTGGAACGACGGCACCAGCGAGGGGGCCATGAACCTGTTCAAGACGGTGCGTCCGAACATCGTCCAGTCGATCCGCGCCTTCCGCGTGCCGGAACTGGCCCAGGCCGCGGCCGATCTCGGCCAGCATTTCCTCTATGCCAATTGCGCGCATTGCGCGAGCAAGGCGGAGATCCTGGAAACCATCGCCACCTCGTTCACCTTCCCCAAGCACTTCGGCAAGAACTTCGACGCGCTGGCCGACTGCCTGACCGACATGATCTACAAGGCCGGCCCGCAGCCGGGTTTCGTGATCGTGCTGGAGGGGCTGCCGATCGCGCAGAAGTTCGACAAGGAAGCGCGCGAGGTGCTGCTCGACGTGTTCCGCGACGCCGCCGAATTCTGGGGCGAGCGCAAGGTGCAGTTCCGCGTGTTCTATTCGTTCGCCTGA
- a CDS encoding ribonuclease domain-containing protein yields MLARSLTGAALVLALAQPTLARQAQTEGLGTIAVQQLPNEARQTLERIEAGGPFPYDKDGSRFGNYERILPQRERGYYREYTVKSARSRNRGAKRIVCGGEQRAANDCYYTEDHYNSFKRILK; encoded by the coding sequence ATGCTGGCCCGGTCCCTGACCGGCGCGGCGCTGGTGCTGGCCCTGGCGCAGCCGACGCTGGCACGCCAGGCGCAGACCGAAGGGCTGGGAACCATTGCAGTGCAGCAGTTGCCCAACGAAGCGCGGCAGACCCTGGAGCGCATCGAAGCCGGCGGCCCGTTCCCGTATGACAAGGACGGCTCGAGATTCGGCAACTACGAACGCATCCTGCCGCAAAGAGAACGCGGTTATTACCGCGAATACACGGTCAAGAGCGCCAGGAGCCGGAACCGGGGAGCCAAGCGGATCGTCTGCGGCGGGGAACAGCGCGCCGCCAACGATTGTTACTACACGGAAGACCACTACAACAGCTTCAAACGGATACTCAAATGA
- a CDS encoding NADP-dependent malic enzyme yields MTSPQSPSQDDLKQQQREALRKAALEYHEFPTPGKISVTPTKPLSNQRDLALAYSPGVAAACEEIVSDPANSFRYTARGNLVAVITNGTAVLGLGDIGAAASKPVMEGKGGLFKKFAGIDVFDIEIDEKDPEKLVQIIAALEPTFGGINLEDIKAPECFYVERKLREKMKIPVFHDDQHGTAIVVAAAIINGLKVVGKDIAKVKLVASGAGAAALACLDLLVDIGLPIENIWVTDLAGVVYEGRTELMDPEKARFSQKTDKRKLGEVIDGADIFLGLSAAGVLKQDMVQRMADKPLVLALANPNPEIAPELVKEVRPDAVMATGRTDYPNQVNNVLCFPFIFRGALDCGATTITREMEIAAANALAELARQEQSDIVATAYGIQDLSFGPEYLIPKPFDPRLIVKVAPAVAEAAMKSGVAARPIEDMDAYRLQLQQFVYHSGTVMKPIYAAARKVEMDKKRIVFAEGEEERVLRAVQVIVDEKLANPILIGRPAVLQHRIERFGLRLRAGVDFTVVNPEHDERFRDYSDAYYRMMARQGITPQYAKLEMRRRTTLIGAMLVHKGEADGMICGTVSNTAAHLRYIDQVLGGTNKVYAAMNGLVLPGRQIFLVDTHVNVDPSAEELAAITLMAAEELKRFGIEPKVGLLSHSNFGSSEAPSARKMRETLAILREQAPELEIDGEMHGDCALDQKLRDQLVPDGTLKGEANLLVCPNIDAANISYNLLKVAAGNNVAIGPILLGVKAPVHILTPSATVRRIVNMTSLVVVDAAAKR; encoded by the coding sequence ATGACCAGCCCACAGTCCCCGTCCCAAGACGATCTGAAACAGCAGCAGCGCGAGGCGCTGCGCAAAGCGGCGCTCGAGTATCACGAGTTTCCCACGCCCGGCAAGATCTCGGTCACGCCGACCAAGCCGCTGTCGAACCAGCGCGACCTGGCTCTGGCGTATTCGCCCGGCGTGGCCGCAGCCTGTGAAGAAATCGTTTCCGATCCCGCCAATTCGTTCCGTTACACCGCGCGCGGCAACCTGGTCGCGGTGATCACCAACGGCACCGCCGTGCTGGGCCTTGGCGACATTGGCGCCGCGGCGTCCAAGCCGGTGATGGAAGGCAAGGGCGGGCTGTTCAAGAAGTTTGCCGGTATCGACGTGTTCGATATCGAAATCGACGAGAAGGACCCGGAAAAGCTGGTCCAGATCATCGCCGCGCTCGAGCCCACCTTCGGCGGCATCAACCTGGAAGACATCAAGGCACCGGAGTGCTTCTACGTCGAGCGCAAGCTGCGCGAGAAGATGAAGATTCCCGTCTTCCACGACGACCAGCACGGCACCGCCATCGTGGTGGCCGCGGCCATCATCAACGGCCTGAAGGTGGTCGGCAAGGATATCGCCAAGGTCAAGCTGGTGGCCTCGGGCGCCGGCGCTGCGGCGCTGGCCTGCCTGGACCTGCTGGTCGACATCGGCCTGCCGATCGAGAACATCTGGGTGACCGACCTGGCCGGCGTGGTCTACGAGGGCCGTACCGAACTGATGGACCCCGAAAAGGCGCGCTTCTCGCAAAAAACCGACAAGCGCAAGCTGGGCGAAGTGATCGACGGCGCCGACATCTTCCTGGGCCTGTCGGCAGCGGGCGTGCTCAAGCAGGACATGGTCCAGCGCATGGCCGACAAGCCGCTGGTGCTGGCGCTGGCCAACCCGAATCCGGAAATCGCACCCGAGCTGGTCAAGGAAGTGCGCCCGGACGCGGTGATGGCCACGGGTCGTACCGACTACCCGAACCAGGTCAACAACGTCCTGTGCTTCCCGTTCATCTTCCGCGGGGCGCTGGATTGCGGCGCCACCACCATCACGCGCGAGATGGAGATCGCCGCGGCCAATGCGCTGGCCGAACTGGCGCGCCAGGAGCAGAGCGACATCGTCGCCACCGCCTACGGCATCCAGGATCTCTCGTTCGGCCCCGAATACCTGATCCCCAAGCCGTTCGACCCGCGCCTGATCGTCAAGGTGGCGCCGGCCGTGGCCGAAGCCGCGATGAAGTCGGGCGTGGCCGCGCGCCCGATCGAGGACATGGACGCGTACCGCCTGCAGCTGCAGCAGTTCGTGTACCACTCCGGTACGGTGATGAAGCCGATCTACGCCGCCGCGCGCAAGGTCGAGATGGACAAGAAGCGCATCGTCTTCGCCGAGGGCGAGGAAGAGCGCGTGCTGCGCGCCGTGCAGGTGATCGTCGACGAAAAGCTGGCCAACCCGATCCTGATCGGCCGCCCCGCCGTGCTGCAGCACCGCATCGAGCGCTTCGGCCTGCGCCTGCGCGCCGGCGTGGACTTCACCGTGGTCAACCCGGAACACGATGAGCGCTTCCGCGATTATTCCGACGCCTACTACCGCATGATGGCTCGCCAGGGCATCACGCCGCAGTACGCCAAGCTGGAAATGCGCCGCCGCACCACGCTGATCGGCGCGATGCTGGTGCACAAGGGCGAGGCCGACGGCATGATCTGCGGCACCGTCAGCAATACCGCGGCGCACCTGCGCTATATCGACCAGGTGCTGGGCGGCACCAACAAGGTCTATGCGGCCATGAACGGGCTGGTGCTGCCGGGCCGTCAGATCTTCCTGGTGGACACCCACGTCAACGTCGACCCGAGCGCCGAGGAACTGGCCGCGATCACGCTGATGGCTGCCGAAGAGCTGAAGCGCTTCGGCATCGAACCCAAGGTCGGCCTGCTGTCGCATTCGAACTTCGGCTCGTCCGAGGCGCCGTCGGCGCGCAAGATGCGCGAAACCCTCGCCATCCTGCGTGAACAGGCCCCCGAACTGGAGATCGACGGCGAGATGCACGGCGATTGCGCGCTCGACCAGAAGCTGCGCGACCAGCTGGTGCCGGACGGCACGCTCAAGGGCGAGGCCAACCTGCTGGTGTGCCCGAACATCGACGCCGCCAACATCTCGTACAACCTGCTCAAGGTTGCCGCGGGCAACAACGTCGCGATCGGGCCGATCCTGCTGGGCGTGAAGGCGCCGGTGCACATCCTGACCCCGTCGGCGACGGTGCGCCGCATCGTCAACATGACGTCGCTGGTGGTGGTCGACGCCGCCGCCAAGCGCTAA
- the thiL gene encoding thiamine-phosphate kinase, with product MLLPRAAAGLPANPADLLPSRAVTPPPIPARRRSMSNAQPAQLSEFDLIRRYFTRPVRKAALGVGDDCALVEGRPGHHLAISTDMLVSGRHFFPDVAPRALGHKALAVNLSDLAAMGAEPRAFTLALALPEAEPEWLAELASGMLALADEHGCELVGGDTTRGPLTLSLTVFGDVPLRAALRRDAARPGDDIWISGTLGDARLALGDCRGEWLLPEPEFSQVRPRMDAPTPRVALGMALRGVAHAALDISDGLVGDLGHILARSQVGALVDVDALPRSAVLAGQPDAIQRECVLAGGDDYELCFTAPAGHRDAIAAISERLALPLTRVGAITPEPGLRLVDRAGNPTRYEGASFDHFAAP from the coding sequence ATGCTGCTGCCGCGCGCCGCTGCGGGATTGCCGGCAAACCCCGCTGATCTCCTGCCAAGCCGCGCCGTCACTCCACCGCCCATCCCGGCACGCCGTCGATCCATGTCCAACGCCCAGCCCGCCCAGCTTTCCGAATTTGACCTGATCCGCCGCTATTTCACGCGGCCGGTGCGCAAGGCTGCGCTCGGCGTGGGCGATGACTGCGCGCTGGTCGAGGGCCGTCCCGGCCACCATCTCGCCATCAGCACCGACATGCTGGTCAGCGGCCGCCATTTCTTCCCCGACGTGGCGCCGCGCGCGCTGGGCCACAAGGCGCTGGCGGTGAACCTGTCGGACCTCGCCGCCATGGGCGCCGAACCCCGCGCTTTCACGCTGGCGCTGGCCTTGCCGGAGGCCGAGCCGGAGTGGCTCGCCGAACTGGCCAGCGGCATGCTGGCGCTGGCCGACGAACACGGCTGCGAACTGGTGGGCGGCGACACCACGCGCGGCCCGCTGACGCTGTCGCTGACGGTATTCGGCGACGTGCCGCTGCGCGCGGCGCTGCGGCGTGACGCCGCGCGCCCCGGCGACGATATCTGGATCTCGGGCACCCTTGGCGATGCGCGGCTGGCGCTGGGCGATTGCCGCGGCGAATGGCTGCTGCCCGAACCCGAATTCAGCCAGGTGCGGCCGCGCATGGACGCGCCCACGCCGCGGGTGGCACTGGGCATGGCCTTGCGCGGCGTGGCGCATGCTGCACTGGACATCTCCGACGGCCTGGTCGGCGACCTCGGCCATATCCTGGCGCGTTCCCAGGTTGGGGCGCTGGTCGATGTCGACGCCCTGCCCCGCTCGGCAGTGCTGGCCGGCCAGCCCGACGCCATCCAGCGCGAATGCGTGCTGGCCGGCGGCGACGACTATGAGCTGTGCTTCACCGCGCCGGCCGGCCACCGCGACGCCATTGCGGCCATCAGCGAGCGGCTGGCGCTGCCGCTGACGCGCGTCGGCGCGATCACGCCCGAGCCGGGCCTGCGGCTGGTCGACCGCGCCGGCAACCCGACCCGCTACGAGGGCGCCAGCTTCGACCATTTCGCTGCCCCCTGA
- a CDS encoding phosphatidylglycerophosphatase A family protein yields the protein MSTFPPGAAPRDPALTLEAGQTVKVTRPSARFMLAHPAHLIAFGFGSGLSPVGPGTVGTLYAWLSFVVISLWIEPATWLWIISGGFLVGLWACARTARDMGVHDHGSMVWDEIVAFWLVLAFVMPTGFWGQFAAFLWFRLFDIAKPAPIGHYDRSLKGPGLRGGFGVMFDDIFAAFYTLLVFALWRSF from the coding sequence ATGTCCACCTTCCCTCCCGGGGCCGCGCCGCGCGACCCCGCCCTGACCCTGGAAGCCGGCCAGACCGTCAAGGTCACGCGCCCGAGCGCGCGCTTCATGCTGGCGCATCCGGCGCACCTGATCGCCTTCGGCTTCGGCTCGGGCCTGTCGCCGGTCGGCCCCGGCACCGTCGGCACGCTCTACGCCTGGCTTTCGTTCGTGGTGATTTCGCTGTGGATCGAGCCCGCCACCTGGCTGTGGATCATCAGCGGCGGCTTCCTCGTGGGCCTGTGGGCGTGCGCCCGCACCGCGCGCGACATGGGCGTGCACGACCACGGCAGCATGGTCTGGGATGAGATCGTGGCGTTCTGGCTGGTGCTGGCCTTTGTCATGCCGACCGGTTTCTGGGGCCAGTTCGCCGCGTTCCTTTGGTTCCGGCTGTTCGATATCGCCAAGCCGGCGCCGATCGGCCACTATGACCGCAGCTTGAAGGGCCCCGGCCTGCGCGGCGGCTTCGGCGTGATGTTCGACGATATCTTCGCGGCGTTCTACACGCTGCTGGTGTTTGCCCTGTGGCGCTCGTTCTGA
- a CDS encoding CinA family protein gives MSVSRLLDQLAIQAGVALADKSLMLATAESCTGGLVAAAITDVSGSSGWFERGFVTYSNEAKSTMLGVPAKLIRDHGAVSEEVARAMAEGALLNSRAQVSLSITGVAGPNGGTPEKPVGMVCFGWSNRITTIVETQRFPGDRAQIRRQAAEHAMRGLVELLRNEA, from the coding sequence ATGTCCGTCAGCCGCCTGCTCGACCAGCTCGCCATCCAGGCCGGCGTCGCCCTAGCCGACAAATCCCTGATGCTGGCCACCGCCGAATCATGCACCGGCGGCCTGGTCGCCGCCGCCATTACCGACGTGTCGGGCTCGTCGGGCTGGTTCGAGCGGGGCTTCGTCACGTATTCCAACGAGGCCAAGTCGACCATGCTGGGGGTGCCGGCCAAGCTGATCCGCGATCACGGCGCCGTCAGCGAAGAGGTCGCACGCGCGATGGCGGAAGGGGCGCTGCTGAACAGCCGCGCGCAAGTGTCACTGTCGATCACCGGCGTCGCCGGCCCCAACGGCGGCACCCCGGAAAAGCCCGTGGGCATGGTGTGCTTTGGCTGGAGCAACCGCATCACCACCATCGTCGAAACCCAGCGCTTTCCCGGCGACCGCGCGCAGATCCGGCGCCAGGCGGCCGAGCACGCGATGCGGGGCCTGGTGGAGTTGCTGCGCAATGAGGCCTGA
- the pyrF gene encoding orotidine-5'-phosphate decarboxylase, translated as MTFTEQLAAAWQRNDSLLCVGLDPDPHKLPLSLTGAGGAIFSFCREIVDATADLVCAFKPQIAYFHSQRAEDQLEQLIHYIHDAHPGIPVILDAKRGDIGSTAEHYALEAFERYKADAVTVSPYMGFDSMQPYLAYPGRGVIVLCRTSNPGGSDVQFLQVDGKPLYQLVAEAARERWNTTGQMGLVVGATFPNEIARVRQIVGDMPLLIPGIGAQGGDIEATVKAGRTADGTGMMINSSRAILYASREKDFAAAARNVALQTRETINRYRHG; from the coding sequence ATGACTTTCACCGAGCAGCTTGCTGCCGCCTGGCAGCGCAACGATTCCCTCCTGTGCGTCGGGCTCGATCCTGATCCGCACAAGCTTCCGCTGTCCCTGACCGGAGCCGGCGGCGCCATCTTCTCGTTCTGCCGCGAGATCGTCGACGCCACCGCCGACCTGGTCTGCGCCTTCAAGCCGCAGATCGCGTACTTCCATTCGCAGCGCGCCGAAGACCAGCTCGAGCAACTGATCCACTATATCCACGATGCGCACCCTGGCATCCCGGTGATCCTCGACGCCAAGCGCGGCGACATCGGCTCGACCGCCGAGCACTATGCGCTGGAAGCCTTCGAGCGCTACAAGGCCGATGCGGTCACGGTCAGCCCGTACATGGGCTTTGACTCGATGCAGCCCTATCTCGCCTACCCGGGCCGCGGCGTGATCGTGCTGTGCCGCACCTCCAACCCGGGAGGTTCCGACGTGCAGTTCCTGCAGGTCGACGGCAAGCCGCTATACCAGCTGGTGGCCGAGGCCGCGCGCGAGCGCTGGAACACCACCGGCCAGATGGGCCTGGTGGTCGGCGCGACCTTCCCCAACGAGATCGCGCGCGTGCGCCAGATCGTCGGAGACATGCCGCTGCTGATTCCCGGCATCGGCGCCCAGGGTGGCGACATCGAGGCCACGGTGAAGGCCGGCCGCACCGCCGACGGCACCGGCATGATGATCAATTCGTCGCGCGCCATCCTGTACGCCAGCCGCGAGAAGGACTTCGCGGCAGCGGCGCGCAACGTCGCGCTGCAGACGCGCGAGACCATCAACCGCTACCGCCACGGCTGA
- a CDS encoding DMT family transporter gives MSLDRRGLFLLVVLTLAWGINWPIMKVGVAHFPAMGFRLLCMAGGLGALGVALRLRGDSLAVPRREWGTVLRLALPNMVIWHLFAICAVKLLSSGRAAILGYTMPIWAVVWGLVFFRERIGAWAWLGIGCALAGTVLLLSGELAALTGSPAGTLLMLLAAAGWGFGTQLMKRTPTDVPIGAMTFWMLAVTLPFLALGTLLLEDGWRMPTAIEWAAIAYNAVVVFAFCHLVWFGLARSLPPVVSSLSIMFIPVVGVFSGMWLLGEQPHWQDYAAIVLMFLALSSVMLAPLLWRRLRGAFG, from the coding sequence ATGTCTCTCGATCGCCGTGGTCTCTTCCTGCTTGTGGTGCTGACGCTCGCCTGGGGCATCAACTGGCCCATCATGAAGGTGGGCGTGGCGCATTTCCCGGCGATGGGCTTTCGCCTGCTGTGCATGGCCGGCGGGCTGGGGGCGCTGGGGGTGGCGCTGCGGCTGCGCGGCGATTCGCTGGCCGTGCCGCGGCGCGAATGGGGCACGGTATTGCGGCTGGCGCTGCCCAACATGGTGATCTGGCACCTGTTCGCAATCTGCGCGGTCAAGCTGCTGTCGTCGGGCCGCGCCGCCATCCTGGGCTACACCATGCCGATCTGGGCGGTGGTCTGGGGCCTGGTGTTCTTCCGCGAGCGCATCGGCGCATGGGCCTGGCTGGGCATCGGCTGCGCGCTGGCGGGCACGGTGCTGCTGCTGTCGGGCGAGCTCGCCGCGCTGACCGGCAGCCCGGCCGGCACGCTGCTGATGCTGCTGGCCGCGGCCGGCTGGGGCTTCGGCACCCAGCTGATGAAGCGCACCCCGACCGACGTGCCGATCGGCGCCATGACCTTCTGGATGCTGGCCGTGACGTTGCCCTTCCTGGCGCTGGGCACGCTGCTGCTGGAAGACGGCTGGCGCATGCCCACCGCCATCGAATGGGCCGCGATCGCCTATAACGCGGTAGTGGTCTTCGCCTTCTGCCACCTGGTCTGGTTCGGGCTGGCGCGCAGCCTGCCGCCGGTGGTGTCGAGCCTGTCGATCATGTTTATCCCGGTGGTCGGCGTGTTCTCCGGAATGTGGCTGCTGGGCGAGCAGCCGCACTGGCAGGACTACGCCGCGATCGTGCTGATGTTCCTGGCGCTGTCCTCGGTGATGCTGGCGCCGCTGCTGTGGCGGCGGCTCCGTGGCGCTTTCGGCTGA
- the corA gene encoding magnesium/cobalt transporter CorA, producing the protein MINLFVLQKGRLAQEQVDERNELLQHKPIWIDVVNPDDEELNWIKEAYGVALPELEDLGDLEASARYFEGEDENIHIRTDFLLDEEEVSRNVRVAFVLTKDVLFSIHDEDLPVFRLVRLRARMRPGSVRNAKDVLMDLYATDAEYSADSIEEIYERLEEASRRVLAENVTDAAAADVLETIAREEDLNGRIRRNVMDTRRAVSFLMRSQLLSAEQQDEARQILRDIDSIENHTAFLFDKINFLMDATVGFININQNKIIKLFSVVSVALMPPTLIASIYGMNFKFMPELDWGAGYPWAIALMAVSAAIPLVYFRRKGWLS; encoded by the coding sequence ATGATCAACCTGTTCGTCCTGCAAAAAGGCCGGCTTGCCCAGGAGCAGGTCGACGAGCGCAATGAGCTGCTGCAGCACAAGCCGATCTGGATCGATGTCGTCAATCCCGACGACGAGGAACTGAACTGGATCAAGGAAGCCTATGGCGTCGCCCTTCCTGAACTGGAAGACCTGGGCGACCTGGAAGCGTCCGCGCGCTATTTCGAGGGCGAGGACGAGAACATCCATATCCGCACCGACTTCCTGCTCGACGAGGAAGAGGTGTCGCGCAACGTGCGCGTCGCCTTCGTGCTGACCAAGGACGTGCTGTTCTCCATCCACGACGAAGACCTGCCGGTGTTCCGCCTGGTGCGGCTGCGCGCGCGCATGCGCCCAGGCTCGGTGCGCAATGCCAAGGACGTGCTGATGGACCTGTACGCGACCGACGCCGAATACTCGGCCGACTCGATCGAGGAAATCTACGAACGCCTGGAAGAAGCCAGCCGCCGCGTGTTGGCCGAGAACGTGACCGATGCCGCCGCGGCCGACGTGCTGGAAACCATCGCGCGCGAGGAAGACCTGAACGGACGCATCCGCCGCAACGTGATGGACACGCGTCGCGCGGTGTCCTTCCTGATGCGCAGCCAGCTGTTGTCGGCCGAGCAGCAGGACGAGGCGCGCCAGATCCTGCGCGACATCGACTCGATCGAGAACCACACCGCGTTCCTGTTCGACAAGATCAACTTCCTGATGGACGCCACCGTCGGTTTCATCAACATCAACCAGAACAAGATCATCAAGCTGTTCTCGGTGGTGTCGGTGGCGCTGATGCCGCCCACGCTGATCGCCAGCATCTACGGCATGAACTTCAAGTTCATGCCGGAACTGGACTGGGGTGCCGGCTATCCGTGGGCGATTGCGCTGATGGCGGTGTCGGCGGCAATCCCGCTGGTGTATTTCCGCAGGAAGGGGTGGCTGAGCTGA
- the mtgA gene encoding monofunctional biosynthetic peptidoglycan transglycosylase, giving the protein MRWLGYLLGCVVAGVVAMQLYFFVQIASWQYLNPATTTFMRAERWRLCGINVWSCGLDRQWVPYDRISRNLKRAVIASEDADFVNHPGYELDAMLDAWERNKKRGRIVRGGSTITQQLAKNLFLSSEQHYLRKGQELAITWMLEFWLDKQRIYEIYLNSVEWGEGVFGAQAAAQHYFRTSADKLSVGQSARLAAALPAPKCFDKKEYCANVRVNFRAKAGIIARRMGAATLPD; this is encoded by the coding sequence GTGCGCTGGCTCGGCTACCTGCTGGGCTGCGTGGTCGCCGGGGTGGTGGCGATGCAGCTGTACTTCTTCGTGCAGATCGCCAGCTGGCAGTACCTCAATCCCGCCACCACCACCTTCATGCGCGCCGAGCGCTGGCGCCTGTGCGGCATCAATGTGTGGAGCTGCGGCCTCGACCGGCAATGGGTGCCATACGACCGCATCTCGCGCAACCTCAAGCGCGCGGTGATCGCCAGCGAGGACGCCGACTTCGTCAACCATCCCGGCTATGAGCTCGATGCCATGCTCGATGCCTGGGAGCGCAACAAGAAGCGCGGGCGCATCGTGCGCGGCGGCTCCACCATCACGCAGCAACTGGCCAAGAACCTGTTCCTGTCGTCCGAGCAGCATTACCTGCGCAAGGGCCAGGAGCTCGCCATCACGTGGATGCTCGAGTTCTGGCTCGACAAGCAGCGCATCTACGAGATCTATCTGAATTCGGTGGAGTGGGGCGAGGGCGTGTTCGGCGCGCAGGCCGCGGCGCAGCACTACTTCCGCACCAGCGCCGACAAGCTCAGCGTGGGCCAGTCAGCGCGCCTGGCGGCGGCGCTGCCGGCGCCCAAGTGCTTCGACAAGAAGGAGTACTGCGCCAACGTGCGCGTGAACTTCCGCGCCAAGGCGGGCATCATCGCGCGGCGGATGGGGGCAGCGACGTTGCCCGACTGA
- the aroE gene encoding shikimate dehydrogenase, translated as MTSTDPSQASADRYVVIGNPVAHSRSPAIHAAFARQTGEAVQYDRLEAPLDGFADIVRQFFADGGYGCNVTVPFKLEAYDLADRLTERAEAAGAVNTLWIEEGLIHGDNTDGIGLVRDIQDNLDTLIEGKRVLLLGAGGAAMGAMLPLIECRPSRIVVANRTASRASDMLEEFVEAADQYGVELWGGGLDALEGLSEDEAVDVVINASSSSLQGEVPPVPEFLLGEGVLAYDMMYGAEPTVFLQFAARCGARVSDGLGMLVEQAAEAFYIWRGVRPRTAPVLAELRAALQAEPKG; from the coding sequence ATGACATCCACTGACCCTTCCCAAGCCAGCGCCGACCGCTATGTGGTGATCGGCAACCCGGTCGCGCACAGCCGTTCGCCGGCGATCCACGCCGCCTTCGCGCGCCAGACCGGCGAGGCCGTGCAATATGACCGCCTGGAGGCGCCGCTGGACGGGTTTGCCGACATCGTGCGCCAGTTCTTCGCCGACGGCGGCTACGGCTGCAACGTGACCGTGCCGTTCAAGCTGGAGGCCTATGATCTGGCCGACCGCCTGACCGAGCGCGCCGAGGCCGCCGGCGCGGTCAACACGCTGTGGATCGAAGAAGGCCTGATCCACGGCGACAACACCGACGGCATCGGCCTGGTGCGCGATATCCAGGACAACCTCGACACCCTGATCGAAGGCAAGCGGGTGCTGCTGCTCGGCGCCGGCGGCGCCGCCATGGGCGCGATGCTGCCGCTGATCGAATGCCGGCCTTCGCGCATCGTGGTGGCCAACCGCACCGCATCGCGCGCCAGCGACATGCTCGAGGAGTTTGTCGAGGCGGCCGACCAGTATGGCGTCGAGCTGTGGGGCGGCGGCCTCGATGCGCTCGAGGGCCTGTCCGAGGATGAAGCCGTCGACGTGGTGATCAATGCCTCGTCGAGCAGCCTGCAGGGCGAGGTGCCGCCGGTGCCCGAGTTCCTGCTGGGCGAGGGCGTGCTGGCCTACGACATGATGTACGGCGCCGAGCCCACCGTGTTCCTGCAGTTCGCCGCACGCTGCGGCGCGCGCGTGAGCGACGGCCTGGGCATGCTGGTCGAGCAGGCCGCCGAGGCCTTCTATATCTGGCGTGGCGTGCGGCCCCGCACCGCGCCCGTGCTGGCCGAGCTGCGCGCCGCGCTGCAGGCCGAACCCAAGGGCTGA